A DNA window from Buttiauxella agrestis contains the following coding sequences:
- a CDS encoding TerC family protein — protein MNSVGTPLLWGGFAVVVVIMLAIDLLLQGRKGSHTMSMKQAAVWSLVWVSLSLLFNAAFWWYLTGTSGREVADTQALAFLTGYLIEKALAVDNVFVWLMLFSYFAVPAALQRRVLVYGVLGAIVLRTIMIFAGSWLISQFEWLLYVFGAFLLFTGIKMALAKEDEGGIGDKPLVRWIRSHLRMTDKIEGEHFFIRKNGILFATPLLLVLILVELSDVIFAVDSIPAIFAVTTDPFIVLTSNLFAILGLRAMYFLLAGVAERFSMLKYGLSIILVFIGVKMMIVDFYHIPIAISLGVVGGILALTLIINAIVNYRNDQKRLAK, from the coding sequence ATGAATAGTGTCGGCACTCCATTACTGTGGGGCGGTTTTGCCGTCGTGGTCGTCATCATGCTGGCTATCGACCTCCTTCTTCAGGGACGTAAAGGCTCGCACACCATGTCCATGAAGCAGGCGGCCGTCTGGTCCCTGGTCTGGGTTTCGCTTTCGCTGCTGTTTAACGCAGCATTCTGGTGGTATCTCACCGGGACATCTGGCCGTGAAGTGGCGGATACACAAGCTCTCGCCTTCCTCACCGGCTATCTGATTGAAAAAGCGCTGGCGGTGGATAACGTCTTCGTCTGGCTGATGCTGTTCAGCTACTTTGCTGTTCCTGCTGCATTGCAGCGCCGCGTGCTGGTTTACGGTGTGCTGGGTGCGATTGTACTGCGTACCATCATGATATTCGCGGGCAGCTGGTTGATTTCCCAGTTCGAATGGCTGCTGTATGTGTTCGGCGCGTTCTTGCTGTTCACCGGTATCAAAATGGCGCTGGCGAAGGAAGATGAAGGCGGCATTGGCGATAAACCGCTGGTGCGTTGGATTCGTAGCCACCTGCGGATGACCGATAAAATCGAAGGCGAGCACTTCTTTATTCGTAAGAACGGTATTTTGTTCGCAACGCCGCTGCTGCTGGTGCTGATTCTGGTTGAACTGAGCGACGTGATTTTCGCGGTCGACAGTATTCCGGCAATCTTCGCGGTCACGACTGACCCATTCATTGTGCTGACGTCGAACCTGTTTGCCATCCTCGGCTTGCGTGCGATGTACTTCTTGTTGGCTGGCGTGGCTGAACGCTTCTCCATGCTGAAGTACGGCCTGTCGATTATCCTGGTGTTCATCGGCGTGAAGATGATGATTGTCGATTTCTACCACATCCCAATCGCGATTTCGCTTGGCGTCGTGGGCGGTATTCTGGCGTTGACGTTAATTATTAACGCTATCGTGAACTACCGTAACGATCAGAAGAGACTCGCGAAGTAA
- a CDS encoding Gfo/Idh/MocA family protein, whose translation MIRLAVIGTNWITRQFVDAAHESGKYKLTAVYSRSLEQAQSFASDYPVEHLFTDLNAMAKSDAIDAVYIASPNSLHSPQTLLFLSHKKHVICEKPLASNLREVEAAIACARENQVVLFEAFKTASLPNFIALQQALPKVGKIRKVLLNYCQYSSRYQRYLDGENPNTFNPAFSNGSIMDIGFYTLASAVALWGEAYSVHATASLLESGVDAHGSVQMNYGDFDVNLLHSKVSDSTIPSEIQGEAGSLVIEKISECQRITFIPRGGKPQDLTLPQHINTMLYEAEVFARLVNDNEVNHQGLVTSRSTAALSTEIRAQTGVKFPADDVSVQLPA comes from the coding sequence ATGATACGCCTCGCTGTTATTGGAACTAACTGGATCACCCGTCAGTTCGTCGATGCTGCCCACGAAAGTGGCAAATATAAACTCACCGCGGTGTACTCCCGCTCGCTGGAACAGGCGCAAAGTTTTGCCAGCGACTATCCGGTAGAACACCTATTTACCGATCTGAATGCGATGGCGAAGAGCGACGCGATTGATGCGGTGTACATCGCCAGCCCAAATTCTCTGCACTCCCCGCAAACGTTGTTGTTTCTCAGCCATAAAAAGCATGTGATTTGCGAGAAGCCACTGGCGTCTAATTTGCGTGAAGTGGAAGCGGCTATTGCCTGCGCGCGTGAAAACCAAGTGGTTTTGTTCGAAGCATTTAAAACTGCCAGCCTGCCAAACTTTATCGCGCTGCAACAGGCGTTGCCGAAAGTAGGCAAGATCCGCAAAGTGCTGCTCAACTATTGCCAGTATTCCTCGCGCTATCAGCGTTATCTCGATGGCGAGAACCCTAACACCTTTAATCCTGCATTCTCCAACGGCTCGATTATGGATATCGGTTTTTATACGCTGGCCTCGGCGGTTGCGCTGTGGGGCGAAGCGTATTCGGTTCATGCGACCGCAAGCCTGCTGGAAAGCGGCGTCGATGCGCACGGTTCGGTGCAGATGAATTACGGCGATTTCGATGTGAATCTGCTGCACTCAAAAGTGAGCGACTCCACAATCCCAAGTGAGATTCAAGGCGAAGCCGGTTCGCTGGTGATTGAGAAAATCTCTGAATGCCAGCGCATCACCTTTATTCCCCGCGGTGGCAAACCGCAGGATCTGACGCTGCCACAGCATATTAATACTATGCTGTATGAAGCCGAAGTCTTTGCTCGTCTGGTCAATGACAACGAAGTGAATCATCAAGGTCTGGTTACGTCGCGATCTACTGCGGCATTGAGTACCGAGATCCGCGCACAAACAGGCGTGAAATTCCCGGCGGATGATGTGTCGGTGCAGCTACCGGCGTAA
- a CDS encoding host cell division inhibitor Icd-like protein has protein sequence MNQPGFQKAPFPGLHPFQVCGYSFSAVAKSAAGIGVPNDFKATRHAPCVFFYVVAQAHLFFGLWCLHRSLAQIMVARAGQPSGWPVSLKAGYANPVRATTSEIGVSGGSFSNYFKEVAHMASTLAPTHPQFVFVFAAVRRTERTSRVSMLRTVAGDEHAARLSLVRDYILSFAARLPVAEVAHA, from the coding sequence ATGAATCAGCCCGGTTTTCAAAAAGCCCCTTTCCCTGGCTTGCATCCCTTCCAGGTTTGCGGTTATAGTTTTTCCGCTGTCGCAAAATCGGCAGCCGGAATTGGCGTTCCGAATGACTTCAAGGCGACACGACACGCGCCATGCGTGTTTTTTTACGTCGTTGCTCAGGCACACCTGTTTTTCGGGCTGTGGTGTTTACACCGTAGTCTCGCTCAAATAATGGTGGCCCGGGCGGGGCAGCCTTCGGGCTGGCCGGTTTCCTTGAAGGCCGGTTACGCCAACCCCGTCCGGGCTACCACCAGTGAAATTGGCGTTTCCGGTGGTAGTTTTTCAAACTACTTCAAGGAGGTTGCCCATATGGCTTCGACCCTCGCCCCGACTCACCCGCAATTTGTCTTTGTTTTTGCCGCCGTTCGTCGAACCGAGCGCACCAGCCGCGTTTCTATGCTCCGCACCGTCGCCGGTGATGAGCACGCCGCCCGTCTTTCCCTTGTCCGTGATTACATTCTTTCCTTTGCCGCCCGTCTGCCTGTTGCGGAGGTGGCGCATGCATAA
- a CDS encoding ogr/Delta-like zinc finger family protein — MMHCPFCRNSAHSRTSRYLSDSVKHRYYQCQNVLCSATFRSMESVESIIRQPVAGDEPADEFIQGEMDKAPKQRPSATQ, encoded by the coding sequence ATGATGCACTGCCCGTTTTGTAGAAATTCGGCGCATTCACGCACAAGCCGTTATCTGTCTGACAGCGTCAAACATCGCTACTACCAGTGCCAGAATGTGCTTTGTTCAGCAACGTTCCGCTCAATGGAGTCCGTTGAGTCGATTATCCGCCAGCCAGTAGCCGGTGATGAACCGGCTGATGAATTTATCCAGGGTGAAATGGATAAAGCACCGAAACAGCGACCGTCAGCAACACAATGA
- a CDS encoding DUF5375 family protein, whose translation MKRMPLSPVLRAALYRRTVACAWLNICQQQKRFPQLTLGAVEDAIAGELEGFYLRQHGLEKGREIACALLEDLLESGALKTTPALSFLGLAVMDELCTRHLTQPAQPAQP comes from the coding sequence ATGAAAAGAATGCCACTTTCACCCGTTCTGCGCGCAGCGCTCTACCGTCGCACCGTGGCCTGTGCCTGGCTCAATATCTGCCAGCAACAGAAACGCTTTCCACAGCTCACGCTCGGCGCGGTGGAGGATGCCATTGCCGGTGAGCTGGAGGGATTTTATCTGCGCCAGCACGGTCTGGAGAAAGGCCGGGAAATTGCCTGTGCATTACTGGAGGACTTACTGGAAAGCGGCGCACTGAAAACCACACCGGCGCTGTCGTTTCTCGGGCTGGCCGTCATGGATGAACTTTGCACCCGCCACTTAACGCAACCGGCGCAACCGGCGCAACCGTAA
- a CDS encoding tyrosine-type recombinase/integrase, producing MKLNSRQVETAKPKEKTYKMADGGGLYLEVTSKGSKYWRMKYRRPVDKKEDRLAFGVWPTITLAEARAKRDEAKKLLVQGIDPKAEQKEAQAETSGAYSFETIAREWHASNKRWGEYHSSRVLRYLELYLFPHIGSADIRKLKTSNLLAPIKVVDASGKHDVAQRLQQRVTAIMRYAVQNDYIDSNPASDMAGALTSAKARHYPALHSSRFPEFLARLAAYRGRKMTRIAVELSLLTFVRSSEMRFARWDEFDFDNACWRIPAQREEIKGVRYSYRGMKMKEEHIVPLSTQALALLDELKQLSGDNPRLFPGDHDPNKVMSENTVNNALRAMGYDTQTEVCGHGFRTMARGALGESGLWSDDAIERQLSHSERNNVRAAYIHTSEHLDERRLMVQWWADYLYHCGKGYVGPYDYAKLL from the coding sequence ATGAAGCTCAACTCCCGCCAAGTCGAAACAGCCAAACCAAAAGAGAAAACCTACAAAATGGCCGATGGTGGCGGTTTGTATCTTGAGGTGACGAGCAAAGGATCTAAATACTGGCGCATGAAGTACCGGCGACCAGTGGATAAGAAAGAAGACAGATTAGCATTCGGCGTCTGGCCGACAATCACTCTTGCCGAGGCACGAGCAAAACGTGATGAAGCTAAAAAACTCTTGGTTCAAGGAATAGATCCCAAAGCTGAGCAGAAAGAAGCCCAAGCTGAAACCTCCGGTGCCTATTCCTTTGAAACTATCGCGCGCGAATGGCACGCCAGTAATAAGCGGTGGGGTGAATACCATAGCTCGCGTGTGCTCCGTTATCTGGAACTTTATCTCTTCCCACATATTGGCTCTGCTGATATTCGTAAACTCAAAACCAGCAATCTCTTAGCACCAATTAAAGTCGTGGATGCCAGTGGAAAACACGATGTAGCACAGCGGTTGCAACAACGGGTCACGGCTATCATGCGTTATGCCGTTCAGAACGATTACATAGATTCTAATCCTGCCAGTGATATGGCTGGAGCGCTAACCTCGGCCAAAGCTCGTCATTATCCCGCCTTACATTCAAGTCGATTCCCTGAGTTCCTCGCCCGTCTTGCTGCTTATCGTGGCCGCAAAATGACGCGTATTGCAGTCGAGTTGTCTCTACTTACCTTCGTTCGCTCCAGTGAGATGCGATTTGCACGATGGGATGAGTTTGATTTTGATAACGCTTGCTGGCGTATACCGGCGCAGCGTGAGGAAATCAAAGGTGTGCGTTACTCCTATCGTGGGATGAAGATGAAGGAGGAACATATCGTTCCGTTAAGCACTCAGGCTTTAGCTTTGCTGGATGAGTTGAAGCAGCTCAGTGGGGATAATCCGAGGCTGTTTCCAGGAGATCACGATCCAAACAAAGTTATGAGCGAAAACACGGTGAATAATGCACTCCGGGCTATGGGCTATGACACACAAACGGAAGTATGCGGACATGGATTCAGAACAATGGCGCGTGGGGCTTTAGGTGAGTCAGGTTTGTGGAGTGATGATGCTATAGAACGGCAGTTAAGCCATTCTGAGCGTAATAATGTGCGGGCTGCTTATATCCATACTTCTGAGCATTTGGATGAACGTAGGTTGATGGTGCAATGGTGGGCAGATTATTTATATCATTGTGGTAAGGGTTATGTAGGGCCTTACGACTATGCAAAATTATTATAG
- a CDS encoding capsid protein has protein sequence MMKTDSLNTATKATSSAQDGKTQNGVKNTLNTLNGQESQVLTAALTRDLKSFGEAKSRHTANMLELNEIGTAISRSEKERQVALEESEEAEHSWRSRFRALKGAITPEMKNEHSQRIANRELAEEFTALIGELETDKTRAMLSACASGKAYVEAHRTAFSTYANNEWNAAIKDLSPALIRAFCLRLRELEIQGNEAPKRTLVQELGDRILSQSQLHSFSMENEPVLSQLGLYRPALTGVDMNLYDSPIKRSMIAKELAEKADKKQEG, from the coding sequence ATGATGAAAACTGACTCACTCAACACGGCAACCAAAGCCACCAGTAGCGCGCAGGATGGAAAAACGCAGAACGGCGTCAAAAATACGCTGAATACGCTGAACGGACAGGAAAGCCAGGTTCTCACTGCCGCACTGACCCGCGACCTGAAATCATTCGGCGAGGCGAAATCCCGACATACCGCAAACATGCTTGAGCTTAATGAGATTGGCACCGCCATCAGCCGCAGCGAGAAGGAGCGACAGGTCGCACTGGAAGAAAGTGAGGAAGCAGAACACAGCTGGCGCAGCCGGTTCCGTGCCCTCAAAGGTGCCATTACACCGGAAATGAAAAACGAGCACAGCCAGCGGATTGCTAATCGCGAGCTGGCGGAGGAGTTCACCGCGCTGATTGGCGAACTGGAAACAGATAAAACCCGCGCCATGCTCAGTGCCTGCGCATCAGGCAAGGCCTATGTCGAGGCACACCGTACCGCTTTTAGCACCTATGCCAACAATGAATGGAATGCGGCAATTAAAGACCTGAGTCCAGCCCTGATCCGGGCATTCTGCCTGCGCCTGCGCGAGCTGGAAATTCAGGGGAATGAGGCACCGAAAAGAACGCTGGTACAGGAGCTGGGCGACCGCATTCTCAGCCAGAGCCAGCTCCACAGTTTCAGCATGGAAAATGAACCCGTACTTTCTCAGCTTGGCCTGTACCGTCCTGCACTGACCGGCGTCGATATGAATCTCTACGACAGCCCCATCAAACGGTCGATGATAGCCAAAGAGCTGGCAGAGAAAGCAGACAAAAAACAGGAGGGCTGA
- a CDS encoding Derepression protein — protein sequence MHNATPSKNVSARRGNEKPVIAHLSIEAYHKLNRASAVSQFVGGDLQRREMSGLHQLYIPQIFSYLHEDISFVLEELKAKGLCQEFLSQGGLSELHGGE from the coding sequence ATGCATAACGCAACCCCATCTAAAAATGTCTCAGCCCGTCGTGGTAACGAAAAACCCGTCATTGCTCATCTGAGTATCGAGGCGTACCACAAACTTAACCGCGCCAGTGCCGTATCGCAGTTTGTCGGCGGTGATTTACAGCGCCGGGAAATGAGCGGCTTACACCAGCTCTATATTCCGCAGATATTCAGCTATCTGCATGAAGACATCAGTTTTGTGCTGGAGGAATTAAAAGCGAAAGGGCTGTGTCAGGAATTTCTGTCGCAGGGTGGTCTGTCTGAATTACACGGCGGGGAATAA
- a CDS encoding phage polarity suppression protein gives MSDTPLQQAFAVCQANKTAWQNKKDELKAAETALDEQLAPGHPRNAERITYLSEYIDVKQWEITCAAGRYIRSHEAVQHTSICHSLNAFMKQNGAALVSTLAPELMGINQLPAAIRELAIRRATHYVGEALRDYLATGPEIHYTAENSDILTAIGFRPDKASRADTQQKYTPAQNHVYAHRQTELSQQPPA, from the coding sequence ATGAGCGACACACCATTACAGCAGGCCTTTGCCGTGTGTCAGGCGAATAAAACCGCCTGGCAGAATAAAAAAGATGAACTGAAAGCGGCAGAGACTGCGCTGGATGAACAGCTTGCACCGGGACATCCCCGGAACGCAGAGCGGATTACTTATCTGAGTGAATATATCGACGTTAAACAGTGGGAAATCACCTGTGCGGCGGGGCGTTATATTCGCTCGCATGAAGCGGTACAGCACACCAGTATTTGTCATTCACTCAATGCATTTATGAAGCAAAACGGGGCAGCACTGGTCAGTACGCTGGCACCGGAATTAATGGGGATTAATCAGCTTCCGGCGGCAATCCGCGAGCTGGCCATACGGCGAGCGACGCATTACGTCGGGGAAGCCCTGCGGGATTATCTGGCGACCGGCCCGGAAATTCATTACACAGCGGAAAACAGCGACATTTTGACAGCCATCGGATTCAGGCCTGATAAGGCTTCGCGGGCTGATACTCAGCAGAAATATACACCGGCACAAAACCATGTTTACGCGCACCGGCAGACAGAACTGAGCCAGCAACCACCCGCATAA
- a CDS encoding primase-like DNA-binding domain-containing protein yields MNMKVTEAVNAAKGQWPHILPALGVNVVLNRHQPCPVCQGKDRFRFDDKDGRGTWYCNQCGAGDGLSLVSKALAVSVTEAASQVNSVTGNLPPVPADEVATAPDSDKAMREAATLAARLLESSRTATGNAYLTRKGLAQRACQVLTTTHKVATITYRAGDVLVPLHTPEGKLVNLQLINAGGTKRTLEGGQVKGTCHTIEGKNTASKRLWLAEGYATGLTVNQLTGDTVLVALSSVNLLSLASLVRERHPAQQLIIAADRDLNGDGQTKAAAAANTCQGVVALPPVFGDWNDAFMQYGEEATRSALQEVLKTPAASPFEQMSEAEFTAMSTSEKAMRVSEHYGHALAVDPNGEIISRYEAGAWKVLPSTQFARDVAALFQRIGAGFSSGKISAVVDTLKLILAQHEAPARRLIGFRNGVLDTTSGIFNPHSKTHWLRTLCDVDFTPPVTGETLERDAPHFWQWLDRAAGRNAQKRDIILAALFMVLANRYDWQLFLEVTGPGGSGKSIMAEIATMLAGKDNTTSATIETLESSRERAAVIGYSLIILPDQEKWSGDGAGIKAITGGDAVSVDPKYRDAYSTHIPAVILAVNNNPMRFTDRSGGVSRRRVILHFPEQIAPEERDPQLRDKISRELAVIVRQLMQQFSQPATARNLLQAQQNSDEAISIKRDADPVFDFCGYLEALAQPTGMYMGNANIVPRQPRNYLYHAYLTYMEANGYKNVLSLKMFGLGLPMMLKEYGVNYEKRHTKQGTQTNLMLAEESNPDWLPKCDDTLAI; encoded by the coding sequence ATGAACATGAAAGTTACCGAAGCCGTGAATGCCGCTAAAGGCCAGTGGCCGCACATCCTCCCGGCGCTGGGTGTGAATGTGGTGCTTAACCGTCATCAGCCCTGCCCGGTCTGCCAGGGTAAAGACCGTTTCCGCTTTGACGACAAAGACGGGCGCGGCACCTGGTACTGTAACCAGTGCGGAGCCGGTGACGGCCTGAGCCTGGTCTCAAAAGCGCTGGCCGTGTCGGTCACGGAAGCCGCAAGCCAGGTCAACAGCGTGACCGGCAATCTGCCGCCGGTGCCAGCGGATGAAGTCGCCACCGCCCCGGACAGTGATAAAGCGATGAGGGAGGCCGCAACCCTCGCCGCCCGTCTGCTGGAAAGCAGCCGCACCGCCACCGGCAATGCCTATCTCACCCGCAAAGGGTTAGCACAGCGAGCCTGTCAGGTGCTGACCACCACGCATAAAGTGGCGACTATTACCTATCGTGCTGGTGATGTGCTTGTGCCGCTGCACACCCCGGAGGGGAAACTGGTTAACCTCCAGCTCATTAACGCCGGTGGCACCAAACGCACGCTGGAAGGCGGTCAGGTGAAAGGCACCTGCCACACCATCGAGGGGAAAAACACCGCCTCAAAACGGCTCTGGTTAGCGGAGGGTTACGCCACCGGCCTGACGGTGAACCAGCTCACCGGCGATACCGTTCTGGTGGCGCTCTCGTCCGTGAACCTTCTTTCTCTGGCAAGCCTTGTCCGGGAACGCCACCCGGCGCAGCAGCTCATCATTGCTGCCGACCGTGACCTCAACGGCGACGGGCAGACCAAAGCCGCAGCCGCTGCAAATACCTGTCAGGGTGTGGTTGCGTTGCCGCCGGTATTTGGTGACTGGAATGATGCGTTTATGCAGTACGGCGAAGAAGCTACCCGCAGCGCATTACAGGAGGTATTAAAGACACCGGCGGCAAGTCCGTTCGAGCAAATGAGCGAGGCCGAATTTACCGCCATGAGTACCAGTGAAAAGGCGATGCGCGTTTCTGAACATTACGGCCATGCGCTGGCCGTTGACCCGAACGGCGAGATAATTTCCCGCTATGAAGCCGGTGCCTGGAAAGTGCTGCCGTCCACGCAATTTGCCCGCGATGTGGCGGCACTGTTCCAGCGTATCGGCGCGGGTTTTTCATCGGGGAAAATCTCGGCGGTGGTAGACACCCTGAAACTGATTCTCGCGCAGCATGAAGCCCCGGCACGGCGTTTAATCGGTTTTCGTAATGGCGTACTCGACACGACCAGTGGCATTTTCAACCCGCACAGTAAAACGCACTGGCTGCGCACCCTGTGTGATGTGGATTTCACCCCGCCGGTGACCGGTGAAACACTGGAGCGCGATGCGCCGCATTTCTGGCAGTGGCTCGACCGTGCCGCAGGACGGAACGCGCAGAAGCGCGATATTATTCTCGCCGCTCTGTTTATGGTGCTGGCGAACCGCTACGACTGGCAGCTCTTTCTCGAAGTGACCGGACCAGGGGGCAGCGGGAAAAGTATCATGGCCGAAATTGCGACGATGCTTGCCGGGAAGGACAACACAACCTCGGCCACCATCGAGACACTGGAATCATCCCGCGAACGTGCAGCGGTGATTGGCTACTCGCTGATTATTCTTCCTGACCAGGAGAAATGGAGCGGTGACGGTGCGGGGATTAAAGCCATTACCGGCGGCGATGCGGTCTCGGTCGACCCGAAATACCGTGACGCTTACTCGACACATATCCCGGCGGTGATACTGGCGGTGAACAACAACCCGATGCGCTTTACCGACCGCAGCGGCGGTGTTTCCCGTCGCCGGGTGATACTGCACTTCCCGGAGCAGATAGCCCCGGAAGAACGCGACCCGCAGCTCCGGGATAAAATCTCACGAGAGCTGGCCGTGATAGTGCGCCAGCTTATGCAGCAGTTCAGCCAGCCTGCCACAGCTCGCAACCTGCTCCAGGCACAGCAGAACTCTGACGAGGCTATCAGCATCAAACGCGATGCCGATCCGGTATTCGATTTTTGCGGCTACCTTGAAGCACTGGCACAGCCAACCGGGATGTATATGGGTAACGCCAATATCGTGCCGCGACAGCCCCGTAACTATCTTTACCATGCCTACCTCACTTATATGGAGGCGAACGGGTACAAGAATGTACTGAGCCTGAAAATGTTCGGGCTGGGGCTGCCGATGATGCTCAAAGAGTATGGAGTGAACTATGAGAAGCGGCACACGAAACAGGGAACACAGACCAACCTGATGCTGGCAGAGGAAAGCAACCCCGACTGGCTACCCAAGTGCGATGACACCCTCGCGATTTAA
- a CDS encoding tyrosine-type recombinase/integrase: MALTDTKVRSAKPEAKEYSLVDGDGMFLLIHPNGSKYWRFRFRFGGKQHLMAFGVYPETSLADARHKREAARKLVAAGIDPREQKRAVKEELAKEVFTFEVVAREWHATNKKWSKDHSNRVLKTLEDFLFPAIGKHNITELKTRDLLAPIKAVEKSGRLEVASRLQQRTTAIMRYAVQSGLTDYNPAQEMAGAVATAKRQHRPALELSRTPELLHRIDTYTGRPLTRLAIEMTLLVFIRSSELRFARWSEIDFETAMWTIPADREPLEGVKHSHRGSKMRTPHLVPLSRQALTVLEKIKRLNGNRDLIFVGDHDPRKPMSENTVNNALRIMGYDTKVEVCGHGFRTMACSSLIESGMWSKDAVERQMSHQERNSVRASYIHKAEHLGERRLMLQWWADYLDANREKTISPFGYAKINNPMK, encoded by the coding sequence ATGGCCCTGACTGATACCAAGGTGCGTTCGGCAAAACCTGAGGCAAAGGAATACTCGCTAGTAGACGGCGATGGCATGTTTTTGCTGATACACCCTAACGGCTCCAAATACTGGCGTTTCCGCTTTCGCTTTGGCGGCAAGCAACACCTGATGGCCTTTGGTGTATACCCAGAGACATCTCTGGCTGATGCCAGACATAAACGAGAAGCAGCCAGAAAACTGGTTGCCGCAGGCATTGACCCCCGCGAACAAAAACGTGCAGTAAAAGAAGAGTTGGCGAAAGAAGTCTTCACCTTCGAAGTGGTTGCTAGGGAATGGCATGCAACTAATAAGAAGTGGTCAAAAGATCACAGCAATCGTGTTTTGAAAACCCTGGAAGACTTTCTTTTCCCGGCCATTGGCAAACACAATATCACCGAACTTAAAACTCGCGATTTGCTGGCACCTATCAAAGCGGTAGAGAAGTCAGGTCGTCTTGAAGTGGCTTCGCGTCTGCAACAGCGCACAACAGCAATCATGCGCTATGCCGTACAAAGCGGTTTGACCGACTACAACCCTGCGCAGGAAATGGCAGGAGCCGTCGCTACAGCAAAACGGCAACATCGTCCCGCCTTAGAGCTTAGCCGTACTCCTGAACTACTTCATCGCATCGACACTTACACCGGCAGACCACTCACTCGTTTGGCTATAGAGATGACTTTGCTGGTCTTTATCCGTTCAAGTGAACTGCGCTTCGCCCGCTGGTCAGAAATCGACTTCGAGACAGCAATGTGGACGATACCGGCAGACCGCGAACCACTGGAAGGTGTTAAGCATTCACACCGTGGGTCAAAGATGCGTACACCGCACCTGGTGCCTTTATCTCGGCAGGCCCTTACAGTCCTTGAGAAAATAAAACGGCTAAATGGTAATCGCGATTTAATTTTCGTTGGCGATCATGACCCGCGTAAACCGATGAGTGAGAACACAGTTAATAATGCACTACGAATTATGGGCTATGACACGAAAGTTGAAGTCTGTGGTCACGGTTTCAGAACCATGGCCTGTAGTTCATTGATTGAGTCTGGGATGTGGTCTAAAGATGCGGTAGAACGGCAGATGAGTCATCAAGAGCGGAACTCCGTGCGTGCGTCTTACATTCATAAGGCAGAGCATTTGGGAGAGCGCAGGTTAATGCTGCAGTGGTGGGCTGATTATCTGGATGCTAATAGAGAAAAAACCATTAGTCCATTTGGTTATGCAAAGATCAATAACCCGATGAAATAA
- a CDS encoding helix-turn-helix transcriptional regulator, protein MHTAFSAPSSAPAAHLPPVSAPNQERFLRLPEVIHQCGLSRSTLYDLIARNAFPAQVSLGGKNVAWLQSEVTAWMSERIAQRNRGCDA, encoded by the coding sequence ATGCACACCGCTTTTTCCGCACCATCTTCCGCGCCAGCCGCGCATCTGCCGCCAGTTTCTGCCCCGAATCAGGAGCGTTTTTTACGCCTCCCCGAAGTCATTCATCAGTGCGGGCTGTCCCGCTCCACGCTCTACGATTTAATCGCCCGCAATGCGTTCCCGGCGCAGGTCTCCCTCGGTGGAAAAAATGTCGCCTGGCTTCAGTCAGAAGTCACAGCCTGGATGAGCGAACGTATCGCACAACGTAACCGGGGATGTGACGCATGA